The DNA segment GCAGGCTTTGATATTCAGTTTTCAGACTTAGGTGACCGCTACCTTGTGGAGATAGGCTCAAAACATGGATTGGATATTGTGAAAAATTTTAGCCACCTTTTGTCGAAACCCAGAAAATCGGATTACGATGACCGGTATGAAGTACTATTAAGCTCTCAGGCAAGATTTGAAAAGAGGATAAATCTCGAAAATGCGAGGCAGAAGATACTTTCAGGGAAGGTTGATGATTCTTTCTGGGAGGGGGTTGCGCAGAGGTGTTTTGAATGCGGCGGCTGTGTATATGAATGCCCGCTCTGCACATGCTTTAATGTGATAGATAAAATACACTCATCAACAGAAGGTGTCAGATTAAGGGTCTGGGACACATGCATGTTCAGGGGTTTTACAAAAATGGCAGGCAATATCTGGCCAGCAGAAAAGAAGATTCTAAGGATAAAGCGGTGGTATTTCCACAAACTTCTCTACTATCCCGAACAATTCGGTAAGTTTGGTTGCGTGGGCTGCGGAAGATGCACAATCACATGCCCCGGGCGAATTGATATGGCAACAATAGCATACAAACTCAAGGTGGGAAGAGATGAAAAATAAACTAAAAGAATTGTATCTCCCTTCAAAGGCTAAGGTCATGGAGGTTATTGGGATGACCTCTGATGTCAAGCTTTTCAGGGTCATGCCAGAAAACCCTTTTAAATACACACCCGGACAGTTTGTTATGTTTTCTTTGTGGGGGGCTGGTGAAGTGCCAATATCAATAACATCAACTTATGGCGTTCAAAAACATATCGAGCTCTGTATCAAGCGCGTTGGTTATGTTACATCTGCCATACACTGCCTGAAATCAGGAGATGATATTGGCATAAGGGGGCCATTTGGAAACGCCTTCCCTATCAGTGATGCAAAGGGTAAAGACATCCTGTTTGTAGCCGGCGGCATAGGCATCGCACCTTTACGTTCTTTGATAAACGAGGTTATAAAAAACAAAAAAGACTTCAGAAAGATCGAACTCATTTATGGCTCTCGCAATCCTTCAGAGGTTTTATTTATAGATGATATTAATGCATGGCAGAAAAAGGGTATAAATATAATCCTTACTGTTGACAGAAAGGATAAGGGATGGAAGGGTTATGCAGGCATCGTTACAGAGCACCTGAACAAGACACGGGTTTCGTTTAAAAGTGCGCATGCGTTTATCTGTGGCCCGCATATTATGATAGAAGCAGCGATGAGAGGGCTTTCTTCTATGGGCATGCAAGAAGACAATATCATTACAACCCTCGAGGC comes from the Nitrospirota bacterium genome and includes:
- a CDS encoding 4Fe-4S dicluster domain-containing protein, which gives rise to AGFDIQFSDLGDRYLVEIGSKHGLDIVKNFSHLLSKPRKSDYDDRYEVLLSSQARFEKRINLENARQKILSGKVDDSFWEGVAQRCFECGGCVYECPLCTCFNVIDKIHSSTEGVRLRVWDTCMFRGFTKMAGNIWPAEKKILRIKRWYFHKLLYYPEQFGKFGCVGCGRCTITCPGRIDMATIAYKLKVGRDEK
- a CDS encoding FAD/NAD(P)-binding protein; translated protein: MKNKLKELYLPSKAKVMEVIGMTSDVKLFRVMPENPFKYTPGQFVMFSLWGAGEVPISITSTYGVQKHIELCIKRVGYVTSAIHCLKSGDDIGIRGPFGNAFPISDAKGKDILFVAGGIGIAPLRSLINEVIKNKKDFRKIELIYGSRNPSEVLFIDDINAWQKKGINIILTVDRKDKGWKGYAGIVTEHLNKTRVSFKSAHAFICGPHIMIEAAMRGLSSMGMQEDNIITTLEAHMKCGVGKCGHCYADGRYICTDGPVFSYRELKQYNLNSP